The sequence below is a genomic window from Ovis aries strain OAR_USU_Benz2616 breed Rambouillet chromosome 19, ARS-UI_Ramb_v3.0, whole genome shotgun sequence.
GGTTTCCTATGGAAGTGCAGACGTCAGTCCGTAGCCAGCCTTTTGGTCTCGTTTCCACTGGCCTCAAATCTGGAAGAAACTAGTGAAGACAGTATTCGCGAGGCAGTGGAGCACTGTACATTGGGCACAGGGCTCTGAATTTTGCTGTTTGTACTTAAAAGAGTTGCTGAGCTTTTTGAGAACGCACCGCTGAACATCACCATTACCAGTCTTTGATGGAAGCTATCTACAGCAGTCCCTTCTCATCTGTGGTTTTGCTTTCTGCTGTTTCAATTGTTGACCATCAGCCGCAGTCCAAAAACATTaagtggaaaattccagaaatatgtttgagttatttatttgaaattaattttcttaagttATAAATTGGTGCTTTGCCCAGTAACCTGATAAAACCTAGTGCttcccgggcttccctggtgatccagtgggtgggagcccacctgtcagtgcagggaaCGCGGGTTTGGTCCCTGCTCAGGGAGGGTTCCACACGCCGTGGGgcactaagcccacgtgccacaactgttgagtctGAGCTCGAGagcccgcttgctgcaactagagaaagcccatgcacagcagtgaagacccagcgcagccacataaattaatttaatttttttagaagataaagataaaaaaaaaaaaatcctagtatCTTCTGCCTTGTCCTGCCCGGGATGTGAATCTTCCCTTCGTCCAGTGTATCCCACCTGTTGGTCAGTAACCATCTCACTTTCATAGTGATTATATTCACATTATTTGCTAATGGCCCCAAAATGCCAGAGTAGTAATGGTGGCAACTTGGATTGGCTGGAGAGACGCTGTAAACTGCTTCCCTTAAGTGAAAAGGTAAAAGTTgttgacttaaagaaaaaaaattggatgCTGGAATTGCTGTGATGTAAGGTAAGAAGGAATCTTTTTATCCATGAAgttgtgaagaaaaacaaaacttgcgCTACTTTTGCTGTTGCACCTCAAGCTGCATAAATCACAGCCACTAAGGAGGATAAGGGCTTAGTTCAGATGGAAGAATTTGTACAGTAAGATATTTTGAGAGACTACACCCATATAACCTTTATTATAGCACATCGTTATaactgttctattttattattattgtatgtAATCTCTTACCATGTTtagtttataaattaaactttatcatggatatatgtgtataggAAAAAACAGCATATTTAGGATTTGGTACTGTCTGCAATTTCAGGAATTCACTGAGGGTCTTGGAATGTATTCTCTGTGGATGAGGAACTATTGTATAAAATCATCTGGGCGTTCTCTGTATTTCAGATGCTTTTGTTCAGTTCTGTCAGGGAGTCTTTTAAGTATTTAAtactaatatttcattttatactagtaataatgtttcatttcatgctactaatatttcatttctattaaaaCAGTGTGACAGTGTTTAAGAAATGCTAGGATAAACCTGATTGTCCTACAGTAGATGTAGTTACATTAAAAAACATCAATTTGTTAAAATGATACATAATTCTTGaataaagtttgagaactaccagcatagaaaaagaagggaggaagcaAAACATAATTTCAGTCTTAAACTTTACGTTGAATGGACACACAGGAACATGTAGATAGCTGTATAAATGCATGtgattttttaagtcttttcatACAGCAAACTGGGAAGAACGTTGCTTATTTGCTTCTTAGTGTTCTATGCCATATTCACTGTTTGCACTGATTTCTGTAATTCAGTATTCTTGTTACCTCTCCCACGGACTTTATACTATTTGCTTCTTTTCTACATTTGGGTATGAGACTATCACATAtctttctgctttctgtttttcagaatagAAATGTACTGTCGAGAACTGACAGAGAGGTTTGAGGATGTTTGGATAGTATCTGGACCGCTGACCTTACCTCAGACTGGAAGTGATGGGAAGAAAACAGTTAGTTACCAGGTAGGAACGTGTTTTAACATTCGGGCTTATGTGGGTGAGATTATCATCTCATTCTGTATTGTACtttttagaattattatttttaaaaatatttatttatttgactgcactgagcCTTAGTTGCCGCATGCAGGAtatttagttgcagcaggcaggatccagttccctgaccagggatggaacccaggctccctgccttgggagctcagagtcttagccactggatcaccgggGAAGTTTCTGTATTCAACTTTTTAGTTTCATTTGTTCACAAGGATTTATTGAGCAGTTGGAATGATAGGCATAGAGGATATAATGATGGGTTAAAAAGCAACCATTGACTTCAAGGAGTGCACAGTTTAGACAAGGAGACAGATATGTTATCAGCTAATTATGTTGCAGTGTGAGCTGATGTATACATGCATAGATGAAGTGGTGTCAGAAAGAAGTGACCAACCCTATTTGCAGGGGTCAGGAAGACTTTACAGAGGaggggatttatttatttatttgttttttggcctgtgggatcttagttccctgacccaagATTGAACCCTCCTCGCTCCTTCATTGGAAgcccagtcttaaccactgggccgccaaggaagtcccccaagGAGGCGATTTTTGAGCTAGATCTTGATGGAGGAATAAGAGTGAacagaggcaggaggggagcaTGGGCACTCCAGAACATGGAGCGGTGTGAGCTCAGAACACTTAGGATCAACAGCAGAGTTTTGGGGTTTAGGTATCGTCGTAGATACAGGCTGGACTCAGGCAGGTGGAGTGAGGAGAAATAGAGAAGTACGGTGAAGAGTCATCACGAATTCAGTTTTTGGGGTGAAGAGGAAACATTCAGGGAGACGTCCAGCTTGCAGTTATTAGTAGTTGAATAcatgctcaggcactcagtcgtgtcggtctctctgtgaccccatggactgcagcccaccaggctcctctgttcctggggtttcccaggcaagaatactggagtgggtttccatttccttcttcaggggatcttgtcaacccagggatggaactcaatgtctcctgtggctcctgcactgtaggcagattctttaccattgagccaacctgggaagcccagttagttGAATAAATGGGaggaaaagcttttctttttagaCGCttggattttgttttaaaacaggtgaaaaaaaaaatttttttttaacatgcatgATATTTGAGAACTTGATGGATTAAAGGAAAGGGAGAATGAAGATATGATTAgtggtgtgagagagagaggccGCCCCTGTTGATGGGTAAGATGAAGGATTCTGCCAAGAGGGTGGCTGAGTTGATGTACTGTGAGATGTGCCGAGTGCCCAGGAAAGAAGTGGGGTAAGGAGGAATAAGAGACGTGGTCGAGGAAGTAAACAGAGAGAGATTGAAGGACTTCCTGGAAAGCCAAAGGGTGGGTGTGTTTGGAGGGAACAGATGTTTAGTAAATGCCACCTGTTAGGTTATACAGTTACTTAAGGGAGTCTGCGATAAAACTGAATGCCCTGAGAAACAGAGTTAGGAAAATAACAGCAACTTTAGGGTATATTGGGTCCCCCTTGACTGGCTTGTGATCACCCTGTCTGGCTCTGAGGAGCAGTGATGGTGGGTCTTTAAGGCGTCCAGAGGTGCTCACACACTCATTGTTCCAGAAGTGCTTGTGGGAGTGAGGACTGGCAGCAGAGGCTTCCTGATAAACTGCCTCTTGGCGTGTCACACCGGGAAGGACACGGCGTCACTGCTGTGGCACTTCTGCCCAGCATGCATGCTGTTGAGTGTCGTCATGCACCCCACCCAAGGGGCGTGCCATGGAGTAGCTGACTGACGCTCTTCAAAGATGTTAGTGTCCTCCAAGACAGAGGCGTAGCCTCAAAGACAGGGCCTTGAGAAATGAACCGTTCAAGATTCGTGGAGACTAAAGACTAAAGTACATGAGATAAAACACATTGTGTTATCTTAGATCAGATCCTAGATCAGAAACACAAAATTGCTGAATAAGACTATTTGGACAGTTGGTAACATTTGAGGTCTGTCGGttagataattatattttatcagtGTTCAACTTACTGACTTTATTATACTGTGATTATGTAAGTGAATGTCTTTGCTCTTTAGAAATACAAAAGGTTTAGGggaaaaaacatagaaaaaggTTGAGTGATAAACAGAATTGGGCAGAATGTTCAGAGGTGATGAATCCAGGTGAAGGGAGTACAAGCGTTCCATATGCCATCCTGACACATTTTAAATTTGCAATTAATTCAGAATGAAGCAAATGTATATACCTCTTTAGTATATCTTTTGTATACCAGAATTCTATTACACTGGGTTATATAAAATTAACTACTAAAAAGACAACCTTGCTTTTCCTACTAAATAGCTGATCAATGAAGGCGTGTATAGGTATTCTCAGAGAGAGTTTTAGAAGAGACCTGTCGGCTCTTCTGACCCTAGTTAGAGTCATGGTGATGAATGTGTGGGGGCAGTCATGGTGAGCTTCTTGAAGAGTGTACTCTGAGTAACAGTCTTGGTTTTTTGTTTAAAGCATTATCAGTCTCAGTTAGGCCTTTTCTTTCAGATTCTGGGCCTCTGAACCTGTAACATTAGTTTTCCATGTCTGTAGTAATTGATAGGACCTGTTCATGTTCACACTGGCAAATCTTTTAATTCAGCAAATCTTTAAGTACTTGTCACATGGGAGGCATGCACATGGAATTATAAACGACATGCTTCAAACTGTTCTTGGatacttttccccttctttcctctctttcacaTCATGGaagtcatctctctctctctcaatgtcTTTGAGTCTACCACCTTCATCAGTTCTTTAGCTTAATAACTTGTACTCAGATTTTGCTGAAGCTCTGAACACCTGCGCGATTGCGGAGGCCTCCCACAATATCACAGGGCATGGCGGGTgtattcttaaccgctggactgccagggaagcccagcgtcaTTTTTCAGATCAAACTTGACTGCAGGtggaattttacattaaaaagtcCTTAGTGTCCTTATTAGCATGAAAGGAAAATATGGTCCGTTAATAAATTAAACTGGAAAAATTGTCTCAGAGCTCACCATTTTAAGAATTGGGTTGGGCTAAAAATAGACGTATGCATATGAATCCATGCGCATATGAACTTGGGCGAATTTGGCTAAGGAAAACAGACATGGGAGGCAAAGTTAGGCAAGGGGAAGAGGCAGGAAAAAGTAGGATGTGTGCTAAGAAACAGTATGTCCCTCAGACAGCTGGATTAGAGCTCTTGTCTAGGGAAGAAGGCAGAATGGAAGGATAAACAGCAAGGccctgctgtatggcacagggaacggTGTTAAATATCTTGTAATGACTGtaatggagaagaatctgaaaaagaatatctgtgtgtgtgtgtgtaaacaaaaCTAAATGACTTTGCTGTTTACTTGCAAcaaatacattataaatcaactacacttcaaaaagagtttttttggaaaaaaaaaaaagtaagatttgCAGCAGGTGCAAATGCTCAACTTGAATGCCCAACTGAAAATTCAGGTCATTTTCTGGCAATTTGTGATAAAACTATTATGGGTAAAACCATGTCCTTAAGAGATGCTAAGAAAGAGGACATGGCATTGCCCAGCCCTGGAAGTGGGTCTGTTCCTCTCAAGGAATAAATGCATATTTGAATCATGGATCCTACTTCCCAGGGAATGCTTTGCACTTATGTATGACAGTTCATGATTTGTTTTCTTCAATTAAATCTGTCCATTTGGTATTTCCTTCTTGTTTACAGCTATACTCTGAACCTTATTTTAGTAGAATATAgccaataaaaataatgtatttgtttacttttctctCTAGTGGTGAAGCTTTATGTGTAGCTAGTATGTGTACTTTGGAGGAAGTGGAGCAGGTGAACTGGTATTTATCAAGGGCCTTGTATACCTCCCAGTATGTATGTAGCTTTGTTCATGCTATCCCGGTCAGTCCTCACAAACAGCTTTTACAAACAGGTAGTGATTACCTTCCTTTATTGGAGGAAATTGAGGTTTCAAGGGGTCATGTCCAAGTGACATTGCTAGTAATTGTCAAGGGGGAAATCCAAACGTGGGTCTTTCTCCTTGTATGAGAATTGCTCGTCATTCTCAGCGTTGTTCTTTAAGCTCTCAAAAGTCTCCAGTGAAGGGTTGGCTGTGCCCTTCATATATAGAAACTTAAGGCCAGGAGGTAAAACATGGTGTGGATGGAGAGCAGTTACAAGTGATAGTCGCTGGCATGCAAAAATAAGAGCAGAAAATGGGCCAAAAGAAGGATTCCTTCTAGCCAGGCAGAAATGTCTGCTGGAATATGTAGGAAAGAACTGCAGCGTCATAGGACCGGAGTGAACGTGAGCCTGCGGGAAGATGAGAGGCAGTGATTTTATCAGAAGTGAGTCATCTGACAGCTCTAATCACAATCACCCCCTTTATTATAGCTTAGGTCAGCCATGTGCCTGTTTCAAGAAGAGATAGAATCCAGGCAAGTGAAACATACCTGAAGATTCCAGCCCATAGATTATAATTGTCCTGGCAAGAAAGTGAGCTTCAGATTTGACAGCTCGGCAGTGGGGGAGTTGTCCTGTGAGAAGTACTTAATAGCCTTTTTTTCTTCTACAGCACTATTTTCCAAACTTCCACTAATTCCAGGAGGGGGAGGAAATTGAACATATTCCTCCAGGGATTTCGAGGCATCAGCTGATGTGAtcagcaattattttttttaatctcttattttatctttatgcAGTCTTAATTTCTATATCTATTTAATTGAAATCGACTCTTTTATTGGATGAATATTTCCTtatggaactttcctggtggatccaatggttaagactcccaagtttccagtgcagggggcacaggttcaatccctgattggggaactagtaTCCTGCATGCATGTGATGAGgccaaaatcaataaataagaataataaagtctcgggaacttcctggtggtctagtagttagggctcagcgctttcactgctacGGGCCAGggtcaaaaagtaaataaaaataaaagtcttattaaaaaagcaagcaaatctatagatatatatattaaatatatatatttccttaccCCCATCCTAAATCACTCCGTAGAAGTGACCATCTGGGAAGATGTGCTTGTTTCACTGGCTTGGCGTCTCCCGCCCCCCTGCCAAGGCGAGTGCCCAGTGTGAGAAGGACCGTCTCCTGGGGTTTGAGCACCCGTAGAGGCTTCACAAGCAGCACATGGGGCGGCCACACCCCTGTGACTCCCTCACTTGTCCCTCTGTTCGCTCAGGTCGGGATTCCCTGCTAATCACACCATCAcagtctctctctttcacttgattagtctgactttattttcagggctTCATCTCTTGATGTGTCCAACAGTTTTGTTTTTGGAATATCTTTTTATTGTCTTGCCAAGGGAGTGGAACCAGATAACCAGTATAACCAGTGTTACAGCTGTCTGAGTCTCGTAGGTACGTGCTTTTCCTCTTGATGCTGCGTGTATGGCACGACAGAGAGCAGGTTTAGCCTGGGTGGTGTTTGTGGCCAGTCTCTCTGGCACAGTCAGCGTGAAGGCCCTGCTTTGTGTGTATGGAGTTAGTTGGGGGTGAGACGGGGGAGCAAATTGTCATCTCCGTCTCTTGGGTGGGAAGAGACAAGCTCAGGCCAGCAGGCATGGGAACTTCTCTCAGGTCGTGAGCGAGTGCCAGCTTTGTGATTgttatatattgtattttctaGTCCCTCCTGGTTGATTTCCAGTTTTTGTTACACCCTTGACAAGAGTTCAGTGCTTTTCGGTAATTTAACAGCAACAAGAATTTCCTTTGTAAAGTATTTTTATACCTAAATATTACATGAAAAGGACTACTGCTGATTTACTGATAAATCAGTTAATCCCTGGGTCCTTTGTTTAGGGCATCATTTGTGTCCAGCCTACTTTTCTTCTCCTGAACCCCTTTTGTCCACCTTGAACTGCTCTCATCTTGCTTAATCCCACATTTCCCCTGTCCTGGTGCAGAACCATCTTTTATGCCAAATGCGGTTTCATTCCTGTCTCTCAAATGATGTCTGctacaaaaataactttttacatAGGCCTTGCAGATTTCAAAATCCTTTTGTCAACTAACGTATCTTTGTGTCTACAGAACTATTCAGAGATGGGCTGCTTGGGGGTTGTCACTAGccattttatgaatgaaaaaagaagataCCGTGGCTGTGACTTGCAACGTAGTGCAAAGCCTTAGGTCTCTGGGGTTTTAATTTGCTGAACTATTATGTTTTGGTGCCCTATTTTCTAGAAACATATTCTGAAAGtcttccaattttcctgaaaatGGGAAGGATTTATGTTGTAGGTTGAGTTGTCtacaaagaagttttaaaatattttaggttttttttttttttttttaaattttaaattcaatgaagaaatgatgagttttctgaatttccaAATAATACTGGTTCTGGTATTAGGCAGGTTAAAGATGTTTACTTTCTGAGAACAAAGCAGACTGAATCAGCAGATAGTGAGTggccaagtttttatttttctctttatttctgtgaAGAATATTTTATCCCCCTTTTGTTGAAAACTGCAAGAAGATCATGAGTGGAAGAGTCACACTTTGTGGTTCTTAGTAGGAATTCCTGTGTCCATGCAGTTTCTCAAAAGCAGTATTGGAGGTTCCCTAGCTATGTGAGTGTTTTTGAAAATCTAATAGAAATGGTAGATTTCCATGAGGTTAAACAATGAATCTTAAAATGTCAAGCTTCTTTACTTTTGCCTAGAATTTAATGAACCAGGGTTATTAGAAACCCTGGTTGGCAGCACACGGGCTTGACCTATTAATTATTTTTGAGAGTTGTCATTTGTGTGTGTAAACAAAGAGTCCATGAGGAGAGAAAATATTCAAGCGACTGGTCTTGAAGGCTCATCATAGTGGCCCTCTGAGGTCTGTGCGGCAGTGACGGAGATGTCCACCAGGTGGCACCAAGGATTTGCTTAACTGTTGGTTCCCAGCTTGAAGGCCATttagaccccccccccccccttgtaAACCCTGGCGCAGCTGCTGCCCTGCCCTCAGTTCTGGTTCCTGACTTCCTCTGCACCCACGCCCTCAGCACAGGCATTGATGCTCTGTGTTGACATCTCACCACATTCTACCTGCAGTGAAAACTGTGGGTGTtgactgccagggtccagccccggtagatccagggaattcaaagcgggGACAGAGTCGGCATCCTGAAAGGAACTACTTAATTATAGATAtgaagagagattaggaaagggTAGTGTAGTaagaaatattagtggagaaaaagatgctgaataacttggtttacgtggaaaaccaataaaactccaagacaaggaatttgcaccatctacataggccaccggcgcccacttgaatagcggagggtgccccgccttgggctccctctcgcgtgggtcttagaagccagggcaagtaagtagacatggcgagcctccacgctccagatggaaagtgagccagaaaaacggaatcagtctttccagaaactggtccgttttctttattttcaggtttgcttatatactttttgttacacatagagatagaatacagagtcacgcggggtcagtagacctgacccttgtcaaaatcagctGCTTCGTATAcatgtatacaaaggtcttaggggttttacatcatcttctggccatgaggcctgctgacattttatggccctttctgataaccgtcagtcaaccagaaaacttatttttccaggggtgattttttcttaaaccaggtgccaccctctgaaggcaccagataaagttgcattcctgtagggtgaaggtgcagtgggttacaacagagaaaggaatttagcctaaggtttaacatgattaatcttaaaggttaatacttatttctgcTATATGCTAGTTGTATTCATTAATGTATATAAGGGCCGGGGGTatagagacttagcagcaaatattggcccaacaaatgaaaaacccttcaccaatataattcctaatcaacccactatactatactaataattttctaacttctcaaaagagtgtatttagaaagtttaaagcatctcgtgcctctcacggttgggaggctgtaaataatcacatgtggccagacgaacctgctcaggcaggctagagaaccttcagaggagtttttAAGTtcaaacactcttgtcacgcccaggaatttttattaactggagctgtaagttaactccttctccgagagaggaggtgggggacagccccccgtaaagtcagaggtgtggGTGAGAGTGTAAAGCattaaagtaggcagactctggttttgggggtggatgctcgggaacagggggtctcctgaggctcggtcccgcctttgcgtatgccgggcctccttcctcatgacctttgccgtggGCAGagctcctcacgctggctcccggcagttgACTTCTCCCCGCCATGGGACACTCCTGAAAGCAGCGTGAGCTGTATTTACGTTCAGCCTTATTCCTTTAGTATTTCCAGCATGCCGGGCACAGCACCTCTGAGTTGCATTCTTGAGTGAACATGGGCTTGTTGTGCACTCCATCGGCTTGACTTCAGTGTGTGTTTTGGTCTATGAGGAACACGCATAAATGAGTTGTTGGGGGATGTTACCTAGGTTGTGCAATTCCGTAAACCTTGCTCTAAACTGCACCCTGACCAACCGCTTGCACTAACTTCCAGGACAGCTAGTTAGACATCACTCCTTTGGGTGGGTCTTCCCCGCACCCCTGTCGTAGGTCATGGTGGTGGGGCCTCCCTGCATGTTAGGCAGCAGATGGCCTGAGTCATTGGGCTGTGCCACGTGGGTAGGAGCTGGGAAAGGCGGAAGCGAATCCTCTACGGCTCCCGTCCCTCTATCTTATCTGGGCTCTGGCGGGGCCTGCCCAAGCTGGCGGTTTGGGTCTGGAAGGGAGGCCTCTTAGAGGACGGGCGGGCCTGGGAGGACCAGGGGCTGCACAGCATGCTGTTGTGGGATCGTGTCATTTTATTGGAGGCCATTAAGGAAACAGATGCTCACTTTTTCTTTTGCAGAAAACAGATAATGGCTCTTAGGCCAAGTGGAAGGAAATCTGAACAGGTTTCCTAGCAGTGCTATTTCATCATCACAGCCAGCCCACACGGGCGACCGCGTTgtctccagctctggctgcctcgTTGTGTAGAGACCTTTCCAACGTGTTAGACTTGATGACACACTCAGGAGTTGTGTGTTTGATGGCAGACCCGAGTGTGCAGAGCTCTGAGCAGACGGTGTTTACATTTACCTaatgtaattataaaaatgagCTGCAGTCTAGGTGACACTGGAGATAGCGATCCTGATGTGGTCTGTCTGGCTGCTGCTTGAAAGGCTATGTGTTTAGCTCCCTAGTGAATTTGCTAAACTGAGgccacatttttatttctgggaGTTCCTAAGCTGGCAGTTTTGAGTATTAAATGTTAGCACCGAAAGTTCTGATTATGAGACAGAGAAGGCGACGGCTTTTCTTGTCCATTGAAACACCCAGGACTCACTCCTGGCATTCCTTTGTCCTACAAAGAGAGCAGAGAATGGGAGTCCTGGTATTCGGGGTGACCTTATTTTAAAGATGGTCAGAATCTACCTGTTAAATGCTCATCTTCTCTGAGAATCTGTCTTGGTTTATTATTATCTTTGGCAGTTGAATTGAAATCCACTGGGATGGGGTGGAGTAGCTTGTTAACTGCATTTTTGGTATTGCATCTGGAAGTCTTTTCAGGAAATATTTGggacttgcttccctggtggctcagatggtaaagaatccacctcaatgtgggagacctgggttgggaggagggcatggcaacccacttcattattcttgcctggagagtcccatagacagaggagcctggtgggctacagtccacggggtctcaaggagtcggacacaactgagtgactaagcacagcactgtgcaaattgggcttcccagctgccattagtggtaaagaacccgcctgccagtgcaggagacacgagagacctgggttcaatccctcggtcgcgtggcaacccactccagtactcttgcttggagaatcccatgggcagaggagcctggcgggctgcagtccgaggggtcgcaaagagtcagacacgactgaagggacttagcatgcacgcgcAGTGCACATTAGCATTGCTGATACGGCTGCTTTGTTCCTAGGTGATCGGCGAGGACAACGTGGCAGTGCCCTCCCACCTGTACAAGGTGATCCTGGCACGCAGAAGCGCGGGCTCTGCCGAGCCCCTGGCCCTCGGGGCCTTCGTGGTGCCCAACAAGGCCATTGGCTTCCAGCCCCAGTTGAGTGAGTTCCAGGTGAGCCTGCAGGACCTGGAGAAGCTGTCGGGGCTGGTGTTTTTCCCACATCTGGATAGAACTAGTGACATCAGGAACATCTGCTCGGTGGACACCTGTAAGCTCCTGGACTTCCGGGAGTTCACCCTGTACCTGAGCACAAGAAAGGTAGAGGGGGCCCGATCGGTAgtcagactggaaaaggtcatggaAAATCTTCGGAACGCAGGCATCGAGCCCGACGAGTACTTCATGACTCGCTACGAGAAGAAACTGGAGGAACTCCGAGCTCGGGAGCAGTCGGGCGTCCTGGAGGAGAAGCCCTCCTAGTTCTCCTCTCAGGAGCGTGACGTGGTCTGCAAGGAAGCGGGTGTGGCCTCTTCTGGACTCTGTGTTTTAGCAACTCTGTTCTTAAAATGGTGGAATCCTAAATTTCAGACCAAATTTCTCCCCAAAAGGTGAAAGATGTCAAATTTTTCAGTTGGTGCAGTATTTGACACGGGAAGTGACTATATAAGGAAGCTGTTAGCACCTGCAGACCACGGGCTGGTCCTGTGTCAGGCTAAAGGAGGGCTGTGTCTGCTGGGTGTGTTCCTTCCGAGGTATTGGATGTGAAGCTGTTATATT
It includes:
- the EXOG gene encoding nuclease EXOG, mitochondrial; the encoded protein is MAAKSFASRLRGSRRFLSGFVAGAVAGAASTGLVVVQFLRSRDAEPAAVVREPDGSSEKAVLEQFGFPLAGTETRCYTNHALSYDQSKRVPRWVLEHISKSKIMGAADRKHCKFKPDPNIPPAFSAFNEDYIGSGWSRGHMAPAGNNKFSTKAMAETFYLSNIVPQNFDNNAGYWNRIEMYCRELTERFEDVWIVSGPLTLPQTGSDGKKTVSYQVIGEDNVAVPSHLYKVILARRSAGSAEPLALGAFVVPNKAIGFQPQLSEFQVSLQDLEKLSGLVFFPHLDRTSDIRNICSVDTCKLLDFREFTLYLSTRKVEGARSVVRLEKVMENLRNAGIEPDEYFMTRYEKKLEELRAREQSGVLEEKPS